In Microbulbifer elongatus, the DNA window ACCGCCTGGGCGGAGCAGGGTACGCAGCAACAGGCAGATGAAAGACCGTCTTATTCTGCCAGTCCGCAAATGCCCGAACGGGCAATGAGCGCAGATAGCCTGCCGGAGGAGAAACTGGAGGCATTTGCCAAGGCGCAGGAACATGTGGATGAGACGCGCATGGAAATGACCACCAAACTACGCAACACTCAGGATCCGCAGGAGGCCATGGCATTACGAG includes these proteins:
- a CDS encoding DUF4168 domain-containing protein, which gives rise to MKTPHWTNGPRTATLLNTFTCAALTLGLSCGTAWAEQGTQQQADERPSYSASPQMPERAMSADSLPEEKLEAFAKAQEHVDETRMEMTTKLRNTQDPQEAMALREKANKEMLAQVEAAGLTREEYNTIARAVAMNPDIAEKIDGYR